The Pirellulales bacterium DNA window TTTCGGACCGCGCGATTGTACATTTGTCACCACACAAACCCGAGGTCCGGAGGACCGGCACGATTGGTGGATGATTTTGGTGATGCGTCTCCGTTCGTATCGGGCCTCCGGCCCTGCAAAAATGATTGGCGGCTCGCAAACCCCAACCTCACGGTTGGGGCTACTTCCTGCCGGGCCTCCGGCCCTAATTTCGCCATACGACCATGGCATTGGAGATCGACAAAACACAACTCACACCCACAAATACCGCTCCTCGTAATCGATCCCGTGTTTCTCTAACAGCGCCATAAACTCCGCCGTAAATTTCCATTTCTTGTGGTGCCGTTCTTGGTTTTGAATGTACTCCGTCACCCGCGCTTGGGCCGATTTACTGACTGAGAATGCGGCATAGCCGGTTTGCCAATCGAATCCCTTGCATTGTGGCGCGTTCTCGTGGATCCAACGGCTGGAGTTGGCTTTCATCGCGCTGACTGCCTCCGCCAGTGAAATCGTGGCCGGCAAAGATGCCAGCACATGCATGTGATCTTCCATTCCGCCCGCTGCCAGCAATTTGCAATTCTTCTTTGCCAGGATGCCGCCGATGTATCCGTACATTCGATCGCGCCAAGATTTGCGCAGCAGCGGCTCCCGATCGGCCGTACCCCACACAAAATGAACGAGATTAGAAATAAATGTGGACATGGTTGCGTCTCGAGCGAAAAGTGCCGGTCCTTCGGACCTCAGAAATGAATGGTGGCCCATCATACCTCAACCTGACGGTTGAGGCTATTTCCTATCGGGCCTCCAGCCCTGCTGTTTACCATCCCCTGAAGCAAATGCTGACCGGACTTTGTTCACCGCCTCCAGGCCCGGAGGGCCGGCAGGCAATAGCCCCGTTCGTTAGATCGGGGATTTCGAACGCCCCCGCCTATTCCATTCAATCCCCAAACGCCGAGGTCCGGAGGACCGGCAGGTAATAGCCCCGACCGTGAGGCGGGTGCAGCGGCAAAGCGATAGCATGTGCTTCCATAAAGCCGCGACCGGTGGTCGCGCCGGCGCACCGGTGGATATTCCATTTCCATGGATCATGGTTTATGAACGCCGCTCATGATGGTTAATCCACATCGCTGCAGCGCGACCACCGGTCGCGGCTTTATGTAACCGATTGCAACTTTGGTCCAGCGCGCCGGCCAAGTATGCCGGCAATCTTTATCTCGCCCGCAAACATTTCGCCCCATCAACTGCAGTCGGGCTAAAAGCCTGGCAAACCTTGCGGCCTGCGGCCAGTTTGCGCGCTGTGCCGGCCAGCACAGGGAATGCCGCGAATGCTGCTTTCGCCGCCTTTGAAGGCCGATGCTCCTGTAAGGTTCTTAACGCCCTTAGGAGATGCCAGCAATGAAACGCCCGCAAAGTCGGCGCTCGTTCGAACGCTTGGAAACGCGACAGATGATGGCCGGCAACGTGGTGGCCTCCGTTGTTGGAGGCAACCTAACCATTACCGGCGACGACGCGGCCAACGTTGTGACGTTGCAGGAAATTGGCGATACCGGCCAGTGGCAAATCACGCTGGGACAGCGCACCTGGACCGATAACCACGTGCAGAAATTCGTGACCGATACGGTCACCGGCAACATTACCGTCAATTTGAATGGCGGCGCGGACAACCTCACCATCAAGGGCGGAAGCATTCCCGGCCATTTAACCATTTTGATGGGCGACGGCGACGACTCCGCCACCTTGACAAATTTGCAAATCGGCACGTTTTTGCACTTCGAAGGGGGCGCCGGCAACGATCAACTGACGGTTAAAAACGTACACGTCAGCGATCCAACGTTCGCTTACTTTTCTTCCATCGACATGCAAGACGGCAATGACCGGGCCAACATCCGCAACTTCACCGATCAAGATTTGCAGCTCACGATGGGCGCCGGTAACGACCACCTGACAATGACCGATTGCACTTTTGTCGGCGGCCCCTTCCAGCGCTTGCAAATCGACACGGGCGATGGAAACGATACCACGACCCTAAAGAACGACGCCACGGGCCCGCTCACCGTCAACACCGGGACGGGCAA harbors:
- the tnpA gene encoding IS200/IS605 family transposase; this translates as MSTFISNLVHFVWGTADREPLLRKSWRDRMYGYIGGILAKKNCKLLAAGGMEDHMHVLASLPATISLAEAVSAMKANSSRWIHENAPQCKGFDWQTGYAAFSVSKSAQARVTEYIQNQERHHKKWKFTAEFMALLEKHGIDYEERYLWV